In Panthera leo isolate Ple1 chromosome F3, P.leo_Ple1_pat1.1, whole genome shotgun sequence, one genomic interval encodes:
- the LOC122211509 gene encoding LOW QUALITY PROTEIN: olfactory receptor 10J4-like (The sequence of the model RefSeq protein was modified relative to this genomic sequence to represent the inferred CDS: inserted 1 base in 1 codon) translates to MDTLFTQGLGLACSLVQLAHHPCPLPRTTPPSVPTPNSTAVVELLFEXELGWPHRLVFAVFLSLHLLTLSSNIIIIVTVIRLDHHLHTPMYFFLSMLSLSETCYTVAIIPFLSSLLSPQRAISIPDCATQLFFCLTFGINNCFLLTATGYDCYVTTCNPLQYSVVMSKEACVQLASGSLGTGLGMAIVQVTSVFGLPFWDALVIFHFFCDVRPLLKLACVDTPVNEIINFVVSICVLILPTGLVFFSYVLIVSTVFKIPSAQGRKKAFATCASCLRVVIVHCGCASAVYLKPKSQGSLGQDRLISVTYTILTPLLSPVVYSLRNKEVKDALRRAVGQKPLSS, encoded by the exons ATGGACACACTTTTTACCCAAGGCCTTGGGTTAGCCTGTTCTCTTGTACAGTTGGCTCATCACCCCTGTCCTTTGCCCAGAACCACACCTCCCTCAGTGCCAACACCAAACTCTACTGCCGTGGTCGAGCTCCTCTTTG AGGAACTCGGGTGGCCGCACAGGCTGGTCTTTGCCGTCTTTCTGAGTTTGCACCTGCTGACTCTGTCCAGCAATATCATCATCATCGTGACTGTTATTCGTCTGGACCATCACCTCCatacccccatgtacttcttcctgagCATGCTGTCCCTCTCTGAGACCTGCTACACTGTGGCCATCAT CCCATTTCTGTCCAGTCTCCTCAGTCCCCAACGAGCCATCTCCATCCCAGACTGTGCCACTCAGCTCTTCTTCTGTCTCACCTTCGGCATCAACAACTGCTTCCTGCTCACGGCCACGGGGTATGACTGCTACGTGACCACCTGCAACCCCCTGCAGTATTCAGTCGTCATGAGTAAAGAGGCCTGTGTCCAGTTAGCAAGTGGCTCCCTGGGAACTGGCCTGGGCATGGCCATTGTCCAGGTAACATCTGTGTTTGGCCTGCCCTTCTGGGACGCCCTTGTCATCTTTCACTTCTTCTGTGACGTGAGGCCCCTGCTGAAGCTGGCCTGCGTGGACACCCCTGTCAACGAGATCATCAACTTTGTCGTCAGCATCTGTGTCCTGATTCTGCCCACGGGCCTGGTCTTCTTCTCCTACGTCCTCATCGTCTCCACCGTCTTCAAGATCCCCTCCGCCCAGGGCCGGAAGAAGGCCTTTGCCACCTGCGCCTCCTGCCTCAGAGTGGTCATCGTCCACTGTGGCTGTGCCTCCGCCGTCTACCTCAAGCCCAAGTCCCAGGGATCCCTGGGGCAGGACAGACTCATCTCTGTGACCTACACCATCCTCACTCCCCTGCTGAGCCCTGTCGTGTACAGCCTGAGGAACAAGGAGGTCAAGGATGCCCTGCGCAGAGCCGTGGGGCAGAAGCCCCTTTCCTCTTAA